The DNA region GAATGGCCATGGCGAACGCAGCGCGCGAAGCTGCCTCGGCGCGGGCCGCGGCAAGCACGCCGGTCGCTCCCGAGGCCGGGCCCGCGCCCCCCCCCCCCTCCCCGTCCACCACCCAGCGGCGCGGCGCCGCCGGCCCGCTCGGACGCGCGCGCGGCAGGCCTAGGTGAGCGTCAAGTGCGGCTTGCCGTTCGCCCGGAGGCCGCCCTCGACCTGGGCACCTTGCCAGGGCTCGCCCCAACCCTCGGTCTGGCGCTGGGCGCGCAAGTCCACCGGTTTCGGGTGGAGGCCTACGGGGCGCTCTCCAGGTCCCAGCAGAAGCAGGTGTCCGAGACGGTGCGTGCATCGTTTGATTTCGCCGCGATGGGCCTCCGCGGGTGCGCGGATGTGCTCCAGGGCCGAACGCGGCTGGGAGTCTGCGTGGGTGTGGAAGGTTCGGGCATCTTGGGACGGGCCTCAGGCGTGGCGCGGCAGGAAGAGCTGCGGTCGGGGGTGGCGGCGGCGCGCCTCGATGCCTTTCTGGCGGTTGGCCTCGTGCCTGACTGGCTCGATCTCCGCCTAGGCGTCGGGCTGGCCGCGCCTACTAGCCGGGAATCCTTTGTCATTATCCCGTTCGGGCCGGTTCACGAGCGGGGCCCGGTGGCGCTCAAAGCCTGGCTGGGACCGGAATTTCGCCTCTGACAGCAACGAAACTCGCGCTCCTTGGCCAATGGTAAGAGAAGTGGACGGCTCCGTGATCGAACGCACGACGACAGAGGGGCAAATGCCGCCCATCGGCGCTCGCCCTCCGTCTTTCGCGGACCTTTACGAGGAGCACTTCGAGTTCGTGTGGCGCGCCGCGCGCCGCCTTGGTGTCCCCGAGGCCAACGCCGAGGACGCAGTGCAGGACAGCTTCGTGGTCCTGCATCGCAAAATTGCAGAATACAACAGTCAGACGCCACTTCGACGATGGCTCCTCGGCATCGTTACGCGCGTCGCGAGCGACTATCGCCGCCGGTACCGCCGCAAGGAGGCGAAGGGCACTCCCCTCTCTGCGCAAGACGACGGCGATGTGCGATTCGCGTCAACGTTGCCGGCTCCCAACGAAACGGCAGAGCGAAACGAAACGGCGCGCCTCGTCGAGGCGCTCCTCGCCACGCTCGACGACGAGAAGCGCGAAGTCCTGGTGCTGATCGAGCTCGAAGATCTGACGGCGGCGGAGGTGGCTGAGATGACCGGAGTGAACATCAACACCATCTATACGCGCCTCCGCGCCGCACGACGTGCCTTCGAACTGGCCTTCGAGGAGCATCAACAAGCGCAGGTGGCCACGAGCGCGCGCAAAAGGAGTTCGCTGTGAACGAATGGAATCACGACGCGAAGCGGCTCCTCGAAGGAGGACGCGACGCGTTCACGCCGGAGCCAGATCGCCGCGACCGCGTGCGGGCAAAGCTCGCAGCGACGCTCGGCGCGGCGGCCTTCAGCACCGCCGTCGCGACGACCGCGACGACCGCGACGACGCCCGGTCTACCGGTTGGAAGGTCCTTGTTCGCGAAGTTCGCCGTGCCCATCGGTCTTGCGGCGTTCGTGTTGGCCGCCGCCGCACTTCTATGGCCGAAGGCGGCCCCCCAGGCCGGGAGAGCTGGCCCCGCGACGAGCACGACGCAGGGACCGCCGAGCTCGTCGCCGAGCGCCCACGTCGTCGTGCCTCACACCCCAGAGGTGGCACTAGCGGCCAGCGCGCCGGCCGAGCCTGCATCGGTCGCCGCCGCGTCCGTCGCCGCGAGCGCGCCGCCGGTCCGCACGAAAGCTCCGCCTGCCGCAGCGGCGCTCCCGGCCGCGTCCGCCTCGGGAGAGATCCCGCTCGTGGCCGCGATGGATGGCGCGCTGCGAGCCCGAGAGTTGAGCGAGGCAGAGCGACTGATCGCCGAGCACGCACGACGCTATCCCAAAGGCCAGCTCGTCGAAGAGCGCCTGGCGGCCGAGGTGATCGTGAGCTGCCTCCGGGCTGCTCCCTCCGCCTTGGCCAGGACGCAGGCGTTTCTTCGCACCTACCCAAAATCACCGCACCGAAGCCGCATCCTCGACGCGTGCCCTGCAGCCACGGAGCCGCGACCGTGAGCCCGCGGCGCAGAAGTGTTCTCGCGCTGTCGCTGTCGCTCGTCTGGGCCGGCGGGTGCCGCGCCGGCGCGCTCGTGATCGGAGAAGCGGAGAGCGCCGACGGCGGCCTCACCTTGCCTGATGGCGGAGGTGGAGGCAGCGACGGCGCCGGCGACGTGGAGCTCGACGCTGCTCCGACGTTCGTGGACGGGGGCGATGGGGGAGAGAGAGACTGCGTTTCTCTGGGCGGGTCGTGCGTGCCAAACACGTCGGTCTGCCTTCGCCCAAGCGCTGCGAGCTGTGGCACGAGCGCGCTCATCTGCTGCCTTCCCGACTGCCCCGTCTTCCAGAACCCTCCCCCGCTCTGCGATGGCGGCCCAACGGCTCGGCTGTTCTCGAAGACGGGCTGCGACGTCGGCCTGGCCTGCGCGCCGCTCGATTGCAACGCAGCGGGCGGCACGTGCGCCGCGCCGACGGCTTGCCCGCTCAGTCAGAGGGGCGATGCGTCAAGCTACCTCTGCAACAATCCGGCATCGCCCGCCGACGTTTGCTGCCTCCCCTAGTATCTCGACCCATCGATTTTGATGGGTTGAGTACGGACAAGCGAGAACGAAACTCCGCGTAGCCGCGTTCGCGGCTGTCGCCTACGGCCCGGTAGGCCCAATCGAGCAGCCGCTTCCTCTGCCCTTCGTCGAGCGACGGGACGAGCTTGAGCGCAGCGGCCGGCGAAGTCGTCATCGGTCGCATCCTCAGCGGACTTCGCCAGCAGCGGGACCTCTGCGAGGTCGAGCGCCAAATCGGGCTGCCTTTGCCCCTCGCCGGCGCGACGCGCGCTCTCTCGACCGACGGCGTCTGCGAGCTCGACACATCCGACGGAGCGCAGGTTTCGCTCTGCGCGCCAGAGGAGCGTGTCGGGGCCACCGAGCAACCTCTTTCGCGGGAGCTCTCTCTCGCACGCCGGCGCCTGCCGTTTTCTGCTCCGCTCCAACGATTTTTTCTCCGCTCCAACGAAACGAGCGCGTGGTGGCCAACAAACAGAACAAGCGACCGCGAGTGGCCCTGGGCTCGCCAAAGCCGCTCCCTCCTCCACCCCGAAAAGAGGCTCCGCATGACCATCCTTCGCACTTTCTCCTACCTCCTCACTGCTCTTTCGCTCGCCGCTTGCAGCGGCAGTGGCCCTGATGCGAAGGACAGGTCGGTCTCATCGGGCGTGGCCGGCACGGATCAGGACGTTGACGGCGGCGGAGGTGGCGTTGAGTGCCCCGAGGTCATGCTTCCGCCGAAGTGCGACTGCCCGAACGGGCAGTTCGTCCCCCAGAAGGACGACGCCGGCTGCACTCGCAGCTTCCAATGCGTCGAACCACCGATCTGCCCGGTGGTGATGATCCCCGAGAAGAGCCAGTGCCCGAACGGCAAGTTCGTCCCGGAGAGGGATCAATACGGCTGCGTCAGGGGATTCGCTTGCGTCCCGAACCCACCTTGCCCACCCATCGCGCTTCCGTCCCCGGACTCGTGCCAGGGTGT from Myxococcales bacterium includes:
- a CDS encoding sigma-70 family RNA polymerase sigma factor, yielding MIERTTTEGQMPPIGARPPSFADLYEEHFEFVWRAARRLGVPEANAEDAVQDSFVVLHRKIAEYNSQTPLRRWLLGIVTRVASDYRRRYRRKEAKGTPLSAQDDGDVRFASTLPAPNETAERNETARLVEALLATLDDEKREVLVLIELEDLTAAEVAEMTGVNINTIYTRLRAARRAFELAFEEHQQAQVATSARKRSSL